Below is a genomic region from Neorhizobium galegae.
CGCGAATACGTAGAGCCCCAGCAGGGCGGTCAGGAAAGCCGGACTTGAAATTCCGACGAATGCCACCGTCGAAAGTGAAAGATCGGCCAGCTTGTTGCGGCGGACGGCCGCAAAGATGCCGGTTGCGATGCCGACGACGACAGCGATGACAAGCCCACTGAACATCAGCAGGATCGTCGGACCGATGCGGCTCAGGACAAGCGGCAGCACCGCTTCGCCGTTATACTGGATGGAATAGCCGAAATCCCCCGTAAGGGCCGCGCCGAGCCAGGCGAAATACTGCACAGGCAGCGGCCGCTCGAGACCGAGCCGGGTGCGAAGCATCTCGAGATCGGACGCAGAAATCGGGACAGACGGATTGACATAGGCATCGATCGGATCGCCGGGCGTCAGCCGCAGCAACGTGAAGATGAGAACCGTCAGGGCCAGCAGCATCAGCAGGCCGACAGCCGTACGGCGAAGGACGTATTGCAGCATGTTTTCACCAACAGGGTCCGCAGGAGATGCGGTCGGGCTTGCCCGCCGGACCGCATCTCGGCTTACCGACACATCACGGAGCGAGATCCCATTTTTCCGGGTGGGAGACGAACGGGCCACCGCCTGGAGCGGGCGTCCAGAAGAAGTCCTTGAGCTTGCTGGAGACGACCCCGTAGCGGCTTGCAACCCACATCGGGCCCCAGGGAAGCGCGGCATTCATTTCCTTGCAGACCTTCTGCCATCTGCCGTCGGCCTTGGCCGGATCGGTTTCCGCCATCGCTGCATTCAACGCATCGGTCAGCGGAGGCATTTCGACGCGCATGATGTTATTGCCGGACGGAGGTGTCTGTGCGGCATTCAGCCCGACATTGAGCGATCCCGGATTGGGGCCGTTCTGCAGCCCCGCATAGACCAGCGGAAAATCCTGCCATTTTTCGCTTCGCACGATGCCGTTGTAGCTCGGAACGTCGAGCGCGCGCGGAACGACGTTGACGCCGACCTGCGCCAGCATTGCCTGCACCGCCGCCATGACGTTCGCGACCTGCGGCGTATTGTAGTAGGTCAGCCACGGGATCGGCTTGCTGCCGTTGATTTTCTCCCAGCCCGCCTCCGCCAGCAGGTCCTTTGCCTTTTGCGGATTGTAGGCATAGTCGGCCAGATCCTTCGCAAGAAGCTGCGGCGCGACATAGCCGCAGTTGGCGAGTTTGGCTGCACCGCCGAAGAGGCTCGAGACGATGGCGTTTCGGTCGATGGCGTGCATGACCGCCTGACGAACGCGAAGGTCGCTCCAGATTCCGGCGCGGTGGTTGAAGCCGATATAGTTCACCACATAGGAATCGCCCTCGATGACCCGGAAACCGCCATTGCCCTTGAAGGTCTTGGCGTCGTCGGGTTCGGCGAAGGTGAACTGGATCTCCCCTGCCCTGAGGGCCGCGACGGCCGCTGCCGGATTGGCGAAATAGCGGTTGATCAGACGATCCGCCTTCGGCTTTCCGCCCCGATAGCCATCATAGGCAGCCAGTTCGACATACTGATCGCTGACATGTTTCACGAACTTGAAAGGACCGGTTCCGACTGGCTTGGTGGACCACCACGCGCTCTTGGCGACCTCCTTGACGTTCACGGATGACAGTGCGTGCTGCGGAAGCATCATCAGCTGCGACAGTACGGAGAGGAATGCCGAGTTCGGCTTGCTGAGCTTGACGACTGCCGTGCGCGCATCCGGCGTCTCGACCGATGCGATATCGGCAAGCCGCGCGGCAAAAATGCTGCCGCTCTCGGCATTCTTGGCAAGCTCGAGGGTGAACTTGACGTCGGCCGAGGTAAAAGGCGTGCCGTCATGCCAGTTCGTCTGGGCGAGCTTGAACGTGTATGTCAGGTTGTCCTGGCCGAGGGTGAACTCAGAAGCCAGCGCGCCGGTAAGCTTCGATAAATCAGATGTGTAGATGACCAGCGGCTCGAAATAGGTATTAAGCCAGGTGAAGCCGGCTGTTGCAGTCAGCGGGTTGAAATTGCCCTGGAAACCGCCTGGACCCACGTCGAACCCGCCGACAATGGTCTTGCCCGTTTGCGCCTGGGCCGTTGCGGGCACCATTGCGGCAGTCGTGGCAAAAAGCAAAGCTCCCGCCGCCAGAAGGCGACCGAAATTCCGTCGATGCATGCTCTCCTCCTCTTTTATATTTCGACTATCGCTAAACCGGATCGACCTCCTCGGGCCGGTTGATCGCGATGACTTTCCGGATGCCGGAATAGTGTGCGCTCAGGCGCTTGCGGCCCGCTTCGACATCTCTCGCCGCCACGGCCTCTGCAATCTCGTGGTGATCCTGCCAGGTCGCCAGGGGCGTGGGACTTGCCAGGTTTGCGAAGCCCGAGGCCTTGTAGAAGGCGGACCAGAAGATATCGATCAGCGCACTCAGCATCTTGTTGTTTTGGCAGCGGAACAGAAGCTGATGAAATTGCTGGTCCTCCTCGGCGAAGCTTTCGCCGCGCTCAGCGCGCTGGCGCATGCGGTCGGTAAGGCGTCGGAGCTCGGCCACGTCATCGTCGCTGATCATTTCGATGGTCTTGTCGATGAGGCCCGTCTCCAGTACGCGACGGATCTCCAGCAATTCCTCCACATCACGCAGCGACGCCTGCAGCCCATAGGCGAGATTGTCCAGAAGCGGCTCGAACGAGAATTCCTTGACGAAAACACCAATGCCGCGCCGTGTTTCGAGGATGCCGACGGATTCCAGCGCCTTGATCGCTTCCCGAACCGAATTGCGCCCCACGCCCAATTGCTGCGCCAGGAAAGTCTCCGGCGGCAGAGCCGCGCCAGCCGTCAGGTCATTGTCCTCGATATAACTGCGCAGGCTTTCCTGCACGCTGACATGCAGAAGCGGCGGGCGCTCCAGAGGTTTTATGGGCTTGGCCAACACTGCTCCATGCACATTTCGACAATCAACATGATTGAGGTATATCGACTTGTAGGATATCTAGCAAGTCGATAAATTGTAGATGACGGGTTGAGCGGGTCCGGCTGGGATGGATCCGGCTGCTGCAAAAGGGGAGGCGGAGTGTGGCAACCACGAAATTTGAACGACGGAATGACCGCTGGGGTCGCATTCGCGGAAATTGGGCGACGCTGTTACTGCCGATCAATGAAGACGATTCGATCGATTTCCCGCGTCTGGCCAATGCGATCGACCGGCTGATTACCGCCAGAGTGGACGGCATCTACTCGAACGGCACCGCCGGCGAATTCCACAACCAGACAGAAGCGGAGTTCGACCGGATTCAACTATTGTTGGCGGACCGCTGCACTCCTGCAGCGATGCCATTCGTCATCGGTGCGTGTCAGCCCGATCCCCGCATATCCCTGGACCGAGTGCGCCGGGCGGCGGCGCTCAAGCCGGAGGCGGTCCAGGTGATCCTTCCCGACTGGTGGCCCGTGACGTCCGCTGAGGCGGCCGATTTCCTGCAGATGGCCGCCGGCGCCGCCGGCCGGGTGCCGCTGGTGCTTTACCAGCCGCCGCATGCCAAGCGCGTCTTTGCCCCGGAGGAGCTGGCGGCAATCCTTTCAGGCGTACCGCAAGTCGTGGGCATCAAGCTTGGGGATGGCGATGCGTGCTGGTACGATCAGGCCCGCAGGCATCTCGATGCGTGGGGAATTTATGTCCCGGGGCATCATCTTGCGACAGGCGTCGAGCAGGGCGTTGCGGTTGGGGCATTCTCCAACGTTGCCTGCCTGAGCCCGTCCGGAGCGCAGCGATGGACCGCGTCTATGGCCGACGATATCGACCGGTCGCTTGACATAGAACAGCGGCTGCGCACCTTCCTGGATGACCACATAGCGCCCTTTGCCAAAGTGCACGGATATTCCAACGCCGCGTTGGACAAGCTCCTGGCTGCGATCGGGGGATGGGCGGAGATCGGCACCCGGCTGCGTCGGCCTTACCGCTGGATTGACCCATCGGTCGTTCCCGCACTGCGTGAGAAGGCCAGGATCGCCCTTCCCGAGATCATGCTCTGAAACGTCGAGGTGGCATCGTGACACGACCCAACATCCTGATGATCATGACCGACCAGCAGCGTCGCGACACGCTCGGCATCTATGGCTGCGACTGGATTCCGACACCGCACCTCGACCGGCTGGGTCAAGCCGGAGCGGTATTCGAGCACTGCACGGTCGACAACCCGATCTGCACGCCTTCCCGGGCCAGCATCTTCACCGGCAAGCCCGTGCCGGGTCATGCGGTCCAGCGGGTGCATGACAACCTGCCGCCGGACGAAGTGCTGTTCACCGAACGGCTGCGGCGGGAGGCCGGCTATCGGACCGCAGTTTTCGGCAAGCTGCATGTCAGCAGCCGTATTCAGGAAGAACGTCAACGGCATCCGCATGACGGTTTCGATATCTACGAATGGTGTCTCGAGCCATCGGTTTCGATCGAAAGTCCCTTCAACGGCTATGCGGCCTGGCTTCGCGAGACGGCGCCGGATTTCCTCGACGCCCTTCAACGCAACAGTCGAAAGGAACTTCATCACCCCGAAGCGCAACACATGAGCAAGTGGGCGGCCGACCGGACTATTGCCTTCATCCAGTCGATGAAAGCGGAGAGACAGCCGTTCTTTTGCCTGATGAGCCTGTTCGACCCTCACGACCCCTATGAGGATTACCCCCTCACCTTCGGAAATCGCATCGATGCGGCGAAGATTCCGGAGCCGGTCGTCTCGCGCACGATACAACCCGGATGCGTCCGCCAGGAGCGGCAGGGTTCCTATCTCGGACGTTTCTCAGATTTCTCTTCGGAGGAGATCCGCAGGATCCGTCTCGGTTATGCCGCCTCCATTGCCTTCCTCGATAAGCAGGTCGGCCGCGTTCTGGCGGCGTTGGACGAAGCGGAGATGGCCGACGACACGCTGGTCGTATTCATATCCGACCATGGCGACCAGCTTGGCGATCACGGGCTTTTCGTCAAGGGAGTTGCACTCTACGAACCAACCGTCGGAGTGCCGCTATTGCTGCGTTGGCCGGGCCTCGCCGACGCCGGCACCCGATGTACCGCGCTTGCGCAAGGCCGCGACGTGGCGGCCACGTGCCTCGCAGCAGCGGGCCTCGATACGCGATCCTGCCCGGAAAGCGAGGATCTGGTGGCCATGGCATCGCAGAATAGGGCGAGGCGCAGCAGTGCGATCTGCGCCTACCGCAACTCCGGTGTCAACGACAGCGGTAGTTTCTGGGACCCGCCGATGCGGGCGACCATGGCGCGGGACCAGCGCTTCAAGCTGACGCTCTATACGAGTGGAGGATCGAGCGAGCGGGAGTTGTTCGACCTTCAGACCGACCCGCGGGAGACAGTCAATCTTTCGGGGGATCCAGCCCACGCCGCGGCCGAGCTCATGCTGCTTGGCGAAATCGCCACATTCCTGCAGGCGGAAGCCGTGGCAGCCCCACCACGCGCAACATCATCCACGCCGAACGCGGCCCAGCGGCTGCAGAACAGGATTAAATAGGGCATCGCCATACAATCCCGCGCCTGTTCTCCTGCGGTCACCGTATCGCAGTCGGACGCGGTTCGAGGACATCTTGTTCCATATCTGCCTTTGCCCAGCCCGGGTTCGGAGCCAAGTCAATTCGACGGACCGAGCCGGGTGTCATGAACCGATCGGGGCCACCGGCAGCCAGCAACGCAGAAAGCCCCGTGCTGGGGATTTTGTTATGTATGGGTGTGTTTGATGTTTGGTTGCGGGGGCAGGATTTGAACCTGCGGCCTTCAGGTTATGAGCCTGACGAGCTACCGGGCTGCTCCACCCCGCGTAATAAGGTTTTTGCCTACGGCAAAAGACCGTGCGCAAAACCGTTTTGGTTTTGTCGCGTTGGCGTAACCGCTTGGGCGGTTATGCCTTCTGCAGGAGCAAATTGCCGAAGGCGATTTACTCCTGTAAGGGACGCAGAACGATTGCACCCCGAAGTTTTCATATTCTGCACAGCAAAAGGGCCGCTTTGTGGGCGGCCCTTGGGTCGGCCAGGGGCCGCAGATTTCGTGATGAGAAGATATGTTGCGTTTGGCAGACCTGGCAGCGACCTACTCTCCCGCGTCTTGAGACGGAGTACCATTGGCGCAGGGGCGTTTCACGGCCGTGTTCGGAATGGGAACGGGTGCGGCCGCCCCGCAATGACCACCAGGTCAGCGAAGCGCAACATTTGAGAAGCTGGTTGAGGCGAACCTCATTTTTTAGTCTTTGAACACGTCTTTGAACCTTTCCAGATCTGACGAGTGCTTTTGGCACCCATACAGGCCAGCGGCCGTCGCCTTTCGGTTTTTGCCTTCAGGCAAAATACCGTTTGGCGGGCCGTCCGCAGCGTAGCGACCCATTGGGTCGCGTCAGCGTCAGGACAAAGGTCTCAGGCACATCGAACTTCGTTCGATGAGCATAATCAATGAGAACGATCAAGCCAATCGGGCGATTAGTACCGGTAAGCTTCATGCATTGCTGCACGTCCACACCCGGCCTATCAACGTGGTCGTCTTCCACGGCCCTGATAGGGAATACTCGTTTTCAGGTTGGTTTCCCGCTTAGATGCCTTCAGCGGTTATCCATTCCATATATAGCTACCCTGCTATGCCCTTGGCAGGACAACAGGTCCACCAGAGATATGTCCATCCCGGTCCTCTCGTACTAGGGACAGATCCTGTCAATATTCCTACACCCACGGCAGATAGGGACCGAACTGTCTCACGACGTTCTGAACCCAGCTCACGTACCGCTTTAATTGGCGAACAGCCAAACCCTTGGGACCTGCTCCAGCCCCAGGATGCGATGAGCCGACATCGAGGTGCCAAACAACCCCGTCGATATGGACTCTTGGGGGTCATCAGCCTGTTATCCCCGGCGTACCTTTTATCCGTTGAGCGATGGCCCTTCCACGCGGGACCACCGGATCACTATGACCGACTTTCGTCTCTGCTCGACT
It encodes:
- a CDS encoding sulfatase, producing the protein MTRPNILMIMTDQQRRDTLGIYGCDWIPTPHLDRLGQAGAVFEHCTVDNPICTPSRASIFTGKPVPGHAVQRVHDNLPPDEVLFTERLRREAGYRTAVFGKLHVSSRIQEERQRHPHDGFDIYEWCLEPSVSIESPFNGYAAWLRETAPDFLDALQRNSRKELHHPEAQHMSKWAADRTIAFIQSMKAERQPFFCLMSLFDPHDPYEDYPLTFGNRIDAAKIPEPVVSRTIQPGCVRQERQGSYLGRFSDFSSEEIRRIRLGYAASIAFLDKQVGRVLAALDEAEMADDTLVVFISDHGDQLGDHGLFVKGVALYEPTVGVPLLLRWPGLADAGTRCTALAQGRDVAATCLAAAGLDTRSCPESEDLVAMASQNRARRSSAICAYRNSGVNDSGSFWDPPMRATMARDQRFKLTLYTSGGSSERELFDLQTDPRETVNLSGDPAHAAAELMLLGEIATFLQAEAVAAPPRATSSTPNAAQRLQNRIK
- a CDS encoding ABC transporter substrate-binding protein, producing MHRRNFGRLLAAGALLFATTAAMVPATAQAQTGKTIVGGFDVGPGGFQGNFNPLTATAGFTWLNTYFEPLVIYTSDLSKLTGALASEFTLGQDNLTYTFKLAQTNWHDGTPFTSADVKFTLELAKNAESGSIFAARLADIASVETPDARTAVVKLSKPNSAFLSVLSQLMMLPQHALSSVNVKEVAKSAWWSTKPVGTGPFKFVKHVSDQYVELAAYDGYRGGKPKADRLINRYFANPAAAVAALRAGEIQFTFAEPDDAKTFKGNGGFRVIEGDSYVVNYIGFNHRAGIWSDLRVRQAVMHAIDRNAIVSSLFGGAAKLANCGYVAPQLLAKDLADYAYNPQKAKDLLAEAGWEKINGSKPIPWLTYYNTPQVANVMAAVQAMLAQVGVNVVPRALDVPSYNGIVRSEKWQDFPLVYAGLQNGPNPGSLNVGLNAAQTPPSGNNIMRVEMPPLTDALNAAMAETDPAKADGRWQKVCKEMNAALPWGPMWVASRYGVVSSKLKDFFWTPAPGGGPFVSHPEKWDLAP
- a CDS encoding FadR/GntR family transcriptional regulator, giving the protein MAKPIKPLERPPLLHVSVQESLRSYIEDNDLTAGAALPPETFLAQQLGVGRNSVREAIKALESVGILETRRGIGVFVKEFSFEPLLDNLAYGLQASLRDVEELLEIRRVLETGLIDKTIEMISDDDVAELRRLTDRMRQRAERGESFAEEDQQFHQLLFRCQNNKMLSALIDIFWSAFYKASGFANLASPTPLATWQDHHEIAEAVAARDVEAGRKRLSAHYSGIRKVIAINRPEEVDPV
- a CDS encoding dihydrodipicolinate synthase family protein; its protein translation is MATTKFERRNDRWGRIRGNWATLLLPINEDDSIDFPRLANAIDRLITARVDGIYSNGTAGEFHNQTEAEFDRIQLLLADRCTPAAMPFVIGACQPDPRISLDRVRRAAALKPEAVQVILPDWWPVTSAEAADFLQMAAGAAGRVPLVLYQPPHAKRVFAPEELAAILSGVPQVVGIKLGDGDACWYDQARRHLDAWGIYVPGHHLATGVEQGVAVGAFSNVACLSPSGAQRWTASMADDIDRSLDIEQRLRTFLDDHIAPFAKVHGYSNAALDKLLAAIGGWAEIGTRLRRPYRWIDPSVVPALREKARIALPEIML